A stretch of DNA from Granulicella pectinivorans:
TGAGGGCGGTGTAGAGGGCGATGAGCATCGCTAAGAGGCCCACGACGAGGACGGCGGCGGAGACGAGGGAGAGGGCGGTGTCGGCGTAGTCGAGGAGGCTCCAGAGCTCCTGGAGGGTGTAGGCGGGGATGATCGAGGTGAGGGGCTCGGGCTTGTAGGTGTCGATCTCGCGCTGGAGGTAGAGGGTGCTGACGCGCGATTTGGCGCCGAGCATGAAGCTGGTGATCTGGTCGACCTGGAGCTTCGAGGGGTCGAGGACGGGGACGGCCTCACCGATGGCGGGGGGCGTGCCGCCGGACCAGCCGAAGTGCATGGCCTCTTCGCCGAGGAGGGTGATGTAGAGGGAGCGGTCGACGGGGGTGGCGGTCTGGGCGAGGATGCCGACGACGGTGAAGGGCGTGTTGTCGTGGTTGAGGATGGATTTTTCTTCGACGCCGTGGGCGAGGACGATCTTGTCGCCGAGGTGGAGGTTGCGCTCTTTGGCGATGGTGGAGCCGAGGGCGACGTCGAACAGGCCGGTTGCGGCGTGGCCTTCGGCGAGGGCGAGCGAATGGCCGCCACGGTACTGGTAGTGCCGGTAGAAGTTTTCGTCGGTGGCGATGACGGGGAAGCCGCGGTAAGAGTCGCCGATGGAGATGGGGATGGTCCAGGCGACGGCCTTGTGCTGGGCGAAGTGCTGGTAAGAGGCCCAGGAGATGTTGTTAGAGGCGGCACCGATATGGAAAACGCTTGACAACAAAAGGGGGAGGCCGCCGCCGCGGGCTCCTACGATGAGGTCGGTGTGGGAGATGGTGCCGGAGAAGCCGGCTTGCGTGGCGCTGCGGAGGCGGTCCACGCCGACGAGGAGCATGACGGAGAGGGCGATGGAGAAGATGGTGAGGGAGGTCGCCAGGGTGCGGGCGCGGAGGGAGCGGAGGGCCAGCCAGAGAATGGTCATTGGGCGGCCTCGTTCAAGGTGCGCAGGGAGAGGGTTTGGTCGAAGTGCGATGCCAGGCTCAGGTCGTGGGAGACGAAGAGGAGGGTCGCGCCTTGCAGAACCTCGTCGAGGAGGTTGAGGAAGTCGTCGCGGCGGTCGGTGTCGAGGGACGAGGTGGGCTCGTCGGCGATGATGAGCGGCGGGGAGCCGATGACGGCTCTTGCGATGGCGACGCGCTGCTGCTGGCCTGTGGACAGGCGGGTGACGGGTGCGTCGAGATGGGCGTGGAGGTCGAGGCGCCGTGCGATGCGGGCTACCTCTTCGTGGAGGTTGCCGGCGATGCGGGCGCGGCGCTCGGGGTGGAGGCGGCAGGGGATCGCGATGTTCTCGGCGACGGTGAGGTAGGGGATGAGATTGAAGGTCTGGAAGATGTAGCCGATGGAGGCGCCGCGGAGGGTGTCGCGCTTGCCGGAGGAGAGCCTGGTGAGCTCTTGGCCGAGGACCTGTACGGAGCCCTGCTGGGGCGTGAGGACGCCGGAGATGAGGGAGAGGAGGGTGGTCTTGCCGGAGCCGCTGGGGCCGTGGAGGAAGGTACGGAGGCCGGTGGGCAGGACGAGAGACGGGATGCTGAGGATGGGTTTGGCGGGGGTGTAGGCGAAATGGACGTTCTCGATTCGAACGGCTTCGGTCATTTCTTTGCCTGGGCCTTTTCCTGGTCGTAGGGGCCAACGGAGTCGCCGTCCATGCTGAAGCTGACGTCGCCGTAGGGGCTATCGACGGTGGAGACGTGGAGCTGGCCGGTGACGATGATGGGATCGGTGAAGGACATCTTCGCCTTGCCGTGGTTCTTGAGCTTGATGTAGATCATCTGGTTCGGCGGTGGCGGGGGTACGTGAATGCAGGCTCCGGAGAAGGGAACGAGGAGGAACTCGGTGACCTGATCGGCGTCGTCCTCGAGGGGCACCATGAAGCCGGGGACGGCTACGATTTTCTTGTCGAGGGATTTGGCGGGGGAGGGGGCCTTGGTGTCGGTGAGGGTCTTGAGGGTGTTCCAGGAGACCTGCGTGGCGGGGACCGGGGCGGCGAGGAGGAGGGTGGCGGAGAGGAGGACGGATAGTACCGGGATGCGAAGGTTCATGTTGTTCTCCTCTCTGGGTTGGATGCGGGTTGAGTGGGATTCGACCAAAAGAGCGGTTGTGGGGAGGATAGAAAGGCCTACCTCAGGGGCTTCAGCCCGGTTCATTGGCGGATGGTGAGGCCCATTCGAAACCACGCTCATCCCGCAGTGTGCTGCATGGGATGAGCGTGGTTGTTTGACGTTGGTTACTGCGGTTTTGTTGCGGAGGGGAGCGAGCCCACGGGGACGGACTGGGGGAACTTCTTGCCGCCGGTGGCTCCGAAGGGACGCTCGTTGAAGGTAGTCCAGCGACGCGACTGGCTCTCGTCGGCGGAGTGCTTGGTGGCGTCCCACATGTCGGCGGAGATGCCGTTGAGGTCGTAGACGATCTTTCCGTCACGCAAGGTGAGTTCGCAGATGATGCGCTGGGTGCCCATGGCTTTGGTGTTGTACATGTCGGTGAAGCCGAAGCTGCCCTTCTCGATGGAGAAGAGGGCGACGTCGGCGCCGGCACCGATGGAGAGGTTGCCGTACTGCTCCTGGCGGATCTCGTGGGCGGGATGCGAGGTCATCTGGGCGAAGACTTCGGGGATGGTTTCGCCCATGAGGAGCATGCGGTCGGCGACGCCGAGGATGTCCTTCATGGCGCTGTTCATGGAGCCGACATGCAGATCGGTGGAGAGGGAGTCGGGGTGATAGCCGGCCTTCATGAGGGGGATGGCGACGGTCCAGGAGAAGGAGCCTCCGCCCATGCCGATATCGCAGTAGATGCCACGCTTGCGCATTGCGATGAGTGCGGCGGAGGGGCCGCCGGTTTCGGCGTCCTGCTCGCGGCGGAGGCCGGAGAAGCAGTGGGTGTAGATGTCGCCGGGCTCGAGGTACTTGGTGACGAGGTCGTAGAGGGGACGCTCGATGCGGTTGGCGCCGAAGTCGATCATGACGGGGATGTTGGCGATTTTGCCGGCGATTTCGGCCTGCTCGTAGGGCTTCCATTCGGGGCCGGTGAAGTGGGCGCTCTTGATGCCGACGATGACGCCGGGGAACTGCTTGGCCTTTTCGCCGGTGAGCTTGCCGTCCATGTCGTCGAGGTTGTCTTCGTACTTGCCGCCGCGCATGCCGGAGCCGACGATGTTGAGCTCGGAGAGGACGCGGGTCTTCTGGCGGTCGATGATCTTATCTTTGAAGTCGTCGAAGTTGCGCCAGCCGGAGGAGCCGGCGTCGATGATGGTGGTGACGCCATTGCGGAGGGTGAAGCCATCCGGGTAGATGGACAGGTCGCCGGCGTAGGAGCCCTTTTCGCCGGTGCCGGTATAGACGTGGGTGTGGAGGTCGATGAGGCCGGGGGTGACGTAGAGGCCCTTGGCGTCGACGGTCTTGAGGGCCTGGGCGTGGTCGATGTGGGGGGCTACGGCGGCGATTTTGCCGTCCTTGATACCGACGTCCATCATGGCGTCGATGTGGTTCTTGTCGTCGAGGACGTGGCCGTTGGCGATGAGGAGATCGTAGGGGAGCGGGTTCGGCGGCATGGTCGGGCCGACGCGGCGCTGGGAGAAGGCGAAGGAGGAGCAGAGGGCCAGGGTGGCCAGGGCTGCGGTCGTACAACGGCTGATGTTCATCGAGGACCTCTTGGCGGTGATGTTGTATTTCAGCCCTGGGAGAGGAAGGCATACCCCAGGGGCTAAAGCCCGGTTCATTGGCGGACGGTGAGACCCAAGGCTAAAGCCTTGGAATACCTGGAAGCCAAGACGAAAGACAAAAGCGGATTCCCTTCGTGGATGACAGCCAAAGGGCGACGGCAACGGCAAAGACAACGGACCGGGGCGCAAGCCCCTTCTTCTCCTGCCCTCGGACGTGGGGCTGAAGTCCACGTCCAAGGGCAACTACGATGCAACGTTAAAACGGTTAGGCCTTGGTGGCGCGGAAGGTTGCGGCTCCGTACTCGCCGAGCTTGACGTCGCCGGTGATGGTGGAGCCGGATGCGACGCCGGTGAAGGTGTAGGGGACGGTTGAGCCGCTGATGTTCATGGCGCTCATGAGCTGGACGTGGTCGGCGGTGACCTTGCCGTGGAGTTCAGTGGTGTAGAGCTCGCCGTGCTGTGTGCCGGTGATGGCGGTGCCCTTCTGCTCGAGGATGAACTGCTGCTGGGCTGTGCCGCGGAGGTAGGTGATCTCGACGGCCCAGGTGCCGGCGAGGCTGGCGGTGGGGCCGGTGGGGACGACGGGGTTTTCGAAGTGGCCGGGGTTGCGGAGGTACTTCGAGACGAACTCGGCGACGATCTTGTAGTCGCCGGGCTCCATCATGTAGGGCATGATCTCGAAGGAGGAGTGCATGTGGTCGGGGCGGGTGCCGCTGCCGCCCATGACGAGGATGCGGGGGCTGCCTTTGTCGAGCATGGCGACGAGCTCGGTGCCGGTGATGCCGACCTTGGCGGCGTCCCAGGAGACGGTGAGGGTCGGGGCGCGGTTGGAGAGATCGGCGGTGATGGGATTGACCTTGGTGGTGAGGGTCGGGATGCCCTTGAGCTCGGCGGCGATGTAGTTGATCCAGTCGTTCCACTGCTTCTGCTCGGCTTCGTGGTCGCGCTTGTACCACTGGCGGACGGCGGCGAGGATGCCCATGGCCTCTTCCTTGCCGACCTTGAGGGCGCGTCCCCAGTTATGGTGGGGGGCGGCGTTCCAGAAGGCGGCGGCGCAGAGGTCTTTGGGCCCGAGGAGGATGCCGGAGGCCTGGGGTCCGCGCATGCACTTGCCGCCCGAGTAGGCGACGAAGGTGGCTCCGGCGGCGAAGTGGATGTTGGGAACGATGGGCTCTTCGGCGGCGGCGTCGACGAAGACGGGAACGCCCTTTTCCTTCGCGATGGCGCAGATGGTCTTGATGGAGAGTGGCTCTTCGAAGGCGCGGGGGCCGGAGATGATGTAGATCATCGCGGTGCGGTCGGAGATCTTGGCGCGGAGTTCGGCGTCGGTTTCCACCTCGACGATTTCGGGGCCGGACATGCGGGTGCCAAAGTCGTACTGGTTGCGGTAGATCGAAGGGATGATGACCTGGTCCTTCTTCTTCTTGTAGGGCATCGACTGGGAGTATTCGGGGTCGGTGCCGATACAACAGGCCACGGTGGCAAGGGCGATGGCGGCCTCGCAGCCTGTGGTGACGATGGCGGAGGGGGCTCCCATGTGGGAGGCGATCTCGGCGCCTACGGCGGCCATGAGTTCGTCGATGTGGACGTAGTACTGGGAGGCCTCGAACATGGCCTGTTTCACTTCAGGCAAGGACTGCGAGCCGGAGATGATGGTGTAGGTGCCGCGCGCGTTGACGATGGGGCGGAGACCGATCTGGGTGTAGAGGTTGTCGGTGAAGGTGCCCTTGTTGGTGATGGTGAGGGGAGCGCTGCCGGAGTTCATGGTCGCGGCGGAGGCGGAGAGAGGCGCTACGGCAGCCGCCGCGGTGAGAAGGCCGGAGTTCCTGAGGACGTCTCTGCGAGACCAGCGGGACTTGGAAGTCGGAAGGAGGGACATGCCGTTTTTACCTGTCTTTCTTTCTTTTTACGAATCTGTTTGAAGCGAGTACGTTGCCGGATTGAGCCCCACGCTCATTCTCAAGAGCCCAAGCTTATCCAGTGTGGCTTCGGTCGCCTGGTGCCCCGGGTGGAACCCACATCTCAGCAGCGAGATGTGGGGCACCCGGGTTGGGGGCGGTTTAGAGGGCGGCGATGCAGTCGATTTCTACGAGGGAGTCGCCGGGGACGCCGCCTACGACGGCGATCGTGGTGCGAACGGGGGGAACTCCGCCGAAGCGGCCGGCATAGGCGGCGTTCATTTTGGCGTAGTTGGCGAGGTCGGAGAGGTAGACGTTGACCTTGAGGACCTTCTCCATGGAGGAGCCGGCGGCCTTGAGCTGGAGTTCGATCTCATCGAGGACGTGCTTGGTGTGCTCTTCGATGGTGCCCTTGAAGTGGGCGCCGGTGCCGGCGATGAAGACGAGACCGCCGTAGGTGATGATCGAGTTGAAGAGGGGGGCTCCGGCGATGGGAGCGACGCCCGGGGCCAGCGTGGAGGCGGCGTTGGGGATGTCGACGTGCTTGATGGCCTTCTTCTGCCAGGAGACGCCGGTTTGGGCGCTGGATTGCGCCTGGGCTTCGGGGGTGAGGACGGATGCTCCGGCTACGGCGGCTGCCGCGGCTGCGGCGTTCTTGAGGAGACCTCGACGGGACTGGGTGGACATGTATTTTTCCTTTCGTGACTAAGCTTTTTTGAGTGCGGCGCGGATGGCTTTGGCTACAGTCTCATCTTCGCCGGGCTGGAGCATCCAGACGCCTACGACGAGTGTATTGGCGTCGGAGGGGATGCCCTGGTTGGGCTTGTGGCCGGTGTTGGGGTTGAGCTCGATGGAGGGCTCGTGCGCGCGGAGTTTGGCGACGATCTCCTGCGTGGTGACGCCGGTGACGGCGGGGTCGAAGCGGATGAGGAGGTGGGGGACGTGGTTGGCGATCTTGGGCACGACCGTGAGCGTGGTGACCGAGGGGATGTCCTTGACGTGCTTGACGATGAGGTCAACGCGCTTCTGGTAGTCGCCCTGCATGGACTCT
This window harbors:
- a CDS encoding ABC transporter permease is translated as MTILWLALRSLRARTLATSLTIFSIALSVMLLVGVDRLRSATQAGFSGTISHTDLIVGARGGGLPLLLSSVFHIGAASNNISWASYQHFAQHKAVAWTIPISIGDSYRGFPVIATDENFYRHYQYRGGHSLALAEGHAATGLFDVALGSTIAKERNLHLGDKIVLAHGVEEKSILNHDNTPFTVVGILAQTATPVDRSLYITLLGEEAMHFGWSGGTPPAIGEAVPVLDPSKLQVDQITSFMLGAKSRVSTLYLQREIDTYKPEPLTSIIPAYTLQELWSLLDYADTALSLVSAAVLVVGLLAMLIALYTALNERRREIAVLRAVGLHAYQIFLLFVLESTFIAAIGTAIGIAAVYVLLYALRTTIETHFGLPIAQVGLSPRVELYAAATLVSAAILGLIPAFGAYRNSLVDGLNAR
- a CDS encoding ABC transporter ATP-binding protein — protein: MTEAVRIENVHFAYTPAKPILSIPSLVLPTGLRTFLHGPSGSGKTTLLSLISGVLTPQQGSVQVLGQELTRLSSGKRDTLRGASIGYIFQTFNLIPYLTVAENIAIPCRLHPERRARIAGNLHEEVARIARRLDLHAHLDAPVTRLSTGQQQRVAIARAVIGSPPLIIADEPTSSLDTDRRDDFLNLLDEVLQGATLLFVSHDLSLASHFDQTLSLRTLNEAAQ
- a CDS encoding DUF3299 domain-containing protein translates to MNLRIPVLSVLLSATLLLAAPVPATQVSWNTLKTLTDTKAPSPAKSLDKKIVAVPGFMVPLEDDADQVTEFLLVPFSGACIHVPPPPPNQMIYIKLKNHGKAKMSFTDPIIVTGQLHVSTVDSPYGDVSFSMDGDSVGPYDQEKAQAKK
- a CDS encoding PLP-dependent transferase yields the protein MSLLPTSKSRWSRRDVLRNSGLLTAAAAVAPLSASAATMNSGSAPLTITNKGTFTDNLYTQIGLRPIVNARGTYTIISGSQSLPEVKQAMFEASQYYVHIDELMAAVGAEIASHMGAPSAIVTTGCEAAIALATVACCIGTDPEYSQSMPYKKKKDQVIIPSIYRNQYDFGTRMSGPEIVEVETDAELRAKISDRTAMIYIISGPRAFEEPLSIKTICAIAKEKGVPVFVDAAAEEPIVPNIHFAAGATFVAYSGGKCMRGPQASGILLGPKDLCAAAFWNAAPHHNWGRALKVGKEEAMGILAAVRQWYKRDHEAEQKQWNDWINYIAAELKGIPTLTTKVNPITADLSNRAPTLTVSWDAAKVGITGTELVAMLDKGSPRILVMGGSGTRPDHMHSSFEIMPYMMEPGDYKIVAEFVSKYLRNPGHFENPVVPTGPTASLAGTWAVEITYLRGTAQQQFILEQKGTAITGTQHGELYTTELHGKVTADHVQLMSAMNISGSTVPYTFTGVASGSTITGDVKLGEYGAATFRATKA
- a CDS encoding RidA family protein — its product is MSTQSRRGLLKNAAAAAAAVAGASVLTPEAQAQSSAQTGVSWQKKAIKHVDIPNAASTLAPGVAPIAGAPLFNSIITYGGLVFIAGTGAHFKGTIEEHTKHVLDEIELQLKAAGSSMEKVLKVNVYLSDLANYAKMNAAYAGRFGGVPPVRTTIAVVGGVPGDSLVEIDCIAAL
- a CDS encoding amidohydrolase/deacetylase family metallohydrolase, whose protein sequence is MNISRCTTAALATLALCSSFAFSQRRVGPTMPPNPLPYDLLIANGHVLDDKNHIDAMMDVGIKDGKIAAVAPHIDHAQALKTVDAKGLYVTPGLIDLHTHVYTGTGEKGSYAGDLSIYPDGFTLRNGVTTIIDAGSSGWRNFDDFKDKIIDRQKTRVLSELNIVGSGMRGGKYEDNLDDMDGKLTGEKAKQFPGVIVGIKSAHFTGPEWKPYEQAEIAGKIANIPVMIDFGANRIERPLYDLVTKYLEPGDIYTHCFSGLRREQDAETGGPSAALIAMRKRGIYCDIGMGGGSFSWTVAIPLMKAGYHPDSLSTDLHVGSMNSAMKDILGVADRMLLMGETIPEVFAQMTSHPAHEIRQEQYGNLSIGAGADVALFSIEKGSFGFTDMYNTKAMGTQRIICELTLRDGKIVYDLNGISADMWDATKHSADESQSRRWTTFNERPFGATGGKKFPQSVPVGSLPSATKPQ